A region of the Penicillium psychrofluorescens genome assembly, chromosome: 6 genome:
TCGTCTGCAGTGCGAGCATGCCTTGAACCCGAAGGAGACTGTCACCTCGCTGGACTGGGGATACTACGCTGGCCAGGGGAAAAACCGCGAtccgtcgaagaagaagcggaaacGCGGCTCCGACGTCAACGGGGTCGACGGCCTGGACCAGGGTGATATCGTCGTTGCGTTTGGCACCAGCTCGTCTGATATTCGCATGTACTCGCCCGCGGAGGACAAGGTCGTTGGTACTCTCACCGGTGCCCATGACAAGGGGATCAAGGATTTCAAGTTCACGGCCGATCGGCCAGGCCAGGAAGGCTGGAGTATTGGCGGCGACAACAAGCTGGTTCAGTGGGATTTGCGCACTGGGAAAAGCATAAGGTACGACATGAAAGGTACTTTCCTATGGCATAACTAATGAAATTTTTTCAGAACGATCCATCTCCCTTCATCTGCGCCTTTGACTGCTCTCTCGCGTCCCGTTCCCTCGAATTCCCCCGTCATCTGTGCCTCCCAGAAACCGTACCTAATAGACGCCGAAAAGGCCGACGAGCCGCCCGTTGAGTTCGCCGCGATGCCGAATCAGATCCATTCGATTATCTCTTCGTCCACAGAGTCTGTGGGCGCATTCCTTGCGTCGGACGGAGACCGGTACATCAATGTCTTTGATGTTGCCAGCCGGAAGCTGGTGCGAAATCTCGTCGCAGAGCAGGATGTGTCGTCGGTTTCATTATACCCCGAGGGCCAAGCtgtgctggagaagcagtTTCTGGCAGCTGTCACTGAAGATGGCACCATCGAGCTCTTCACAAAACCGTTTGTTCAGCCCGCCGCGGCGGCCACCAGCCCCAAAGCTAGCCGGAAGCAGATGACGCAAAGATCAAACGCTTCTCTCAAGGTTACGCGTTCTGAGTCCTCCGACGCCTGTGTGCCCGTGGTCGCAGTCTCATTCCAGGGCTCGGACATCGTCGTGGCGTACACCGAGGGAGGAGTGATCCCGGTGTTTGAGCGTATCAAGCTCCTCAACGTTGACACCGAAGAGTTGTTGTTCACTGGCGCACAGACCGTAGTCAAGAGCAAGTCCAGCTCTGCTGTTGTAGCGGTGACAACGAATGGAGTCAAGGGCGCGGGCGAGAGCCGGGTCGACGAGACTCGCACGGTTGTGGAAGCAGGAAACCTtgtggatgacgatgtcgagaTGCAAGATTCCCGACAAGATGTCGAGATTGCCGACAGCGAGGATGACTCGGACGATGCCGGCGAGGATACCAAGGCATCCGCTGttgagaagaagaccaagcccgCGAAGAAGGCAGCCggtgacgaagaggatgTCGAAATGCAAAATGCACCTGagtccgaggaggaagatgacgaagaagaagaagagggcgcAGAGCCATCCTTCGGCGAGCTCCTGGGTGTCAACACAGGCCAGGAAGTCGACGTTGAAGCCGAGCTAGACGACGACATCCTTCTCGGAGCATTGGTGCCCGGAAAGCCCAAAGCCGCAGTGCAACAGATCCCATCCGGCATCTCGCTAGCCACCGTGCTCACGCAGTCGCTGAAGACGAACGACAACGGCATGCTCGAATCCTGCTTCCACACGGGCGACACCTCGATCATCCGGACTACGATCCAACGCCTCGACTCCTCGCTTGCGGCGACGCTGCTCCAGAAGCTCGCGGAGCGTCTCTCCTCCCGCCCAGGCCGGTACGGCCACCTTCTCGTGTGGGTACAGTGGACGTGCGTGGCGCACGGCGGCGCGCTGGCCGGACACCCGGATCTGCTGAAGCGCATGGCGACGCTGTTCAAGGTGATGGACCAGCGCTCATCCAGTCTTCCGTCCCTGCTTCTCctcaagggcaagctggACATGCTGGATGCGCAGCTGGGCCTGCGGCAGTCGCTGCGCAGCGGCGCAGAGGGACTGGAtagcgaggacgaggacaaTGTCATTTACGTGGAGGGCcaggatgatgacgaggacagCGAAGTGGAGGCCAAGGTCCCGCGCACGAAATCGATCCGTGACTCGGCGttcgacgaggacgagcccatgatgaatgGTGTTGCCGATGagtctgatgatgatgaggacgagggcagcgaggaggaagatgaagatgagggagACGGGCTTCTTGATATCGAGGCCGAAGAGTCTGCCGGCTCATCCGATGCCGAGGAGTCACTCGAGGAgaatgaagatgacgaggacgaggacgcCGAGAGCGCCAGCTCAATGGTTGACTTCATTGCCGACTCGGAGGATGAGATGTCGGATGACGAtgttgccgctgctgctgcgccgccgccgccgtcgaagaagcccaagacGTCTGCCgggaagaagggcaaggcTGGCCGGAAGTAAGCCTCGCCTTGTCCATTCTCCCAGGGTATCTGGCGAATTTGTTTCTTGTGTGCTTTTGTTGGTTTATAAAAGAGTATCCCATACGTGTGTGCTGTGCATCGGATGGATCTAGATCTGTCTGCATTTTGTCCCTTTATTTTCCTgtctgtcttttcttttctttttctttttccccttGTATTCTTCTGGCTGTCCAATAAGAGATGGTTGGCAAGTGCCAATCCCAATCAATGCATATGTCATGTCTCTTCCATTAACTTACGTACTCTACTATATGCACCCATTCctcctcctttccctcccccTACCCCTAAACCACAATCCTCAATCAATTCAATCAATCCAAAAGCTGCTCCCCGGCACAAGCCCCCTCCGACAAAACCCGATGCTTCGGCACACCCGCCGCGCCCAGGGGAATCTCCAACCCAATCGAGCGTTCCTTAGACGGATAATCCGTGGAATGACCCAGCTTACTCACATCGGGAGTGTCAAGCGCGAGCAGGGCGCTGTTCTTCCCTGCCGAGATGCGCGCTGAGGATGTTGAGTTGGGGAGCGTTATGCGGAGTTCGCCTGATAGGCAAATCACCCATCTGGATGAATTGTTTGTTAGTCGATGCATTGATTAGGGAAGATAGCATGCTGGGTGGTGGGTATAGACATACTGGTTAACAGGCGCATTGTGCCTCCCACCATCAAAGCCCGGCGGCACAACGACATAGCTCGTATTTCCACCGGCAACACCGCCGATGGgaccgagagagagagacgaCGCGCCGTCCGTGCCGGTCACGGTGGAGGTCTCGAAGTCCGGCTCGAGAGCCCAGCATTCGAGCGCGGAGCGGCCGTGGTGGGCGGTTATGACGGTGACGTTTAGTGTTTTGCCCAGGGGGGGTAGTGTAGATGGCGACCCGATAGAGGGTGAAGGAGCTTTTAGGGGGGAtttggcggcgatgagggGGGTGGTTGTGAGcaggaaggggaggagggtggaGAGGTGCATTGTATGTTTGGGGAGAGGATGTCTCTTGGTCGAATGTGTCGTGAAGAAGAGGtagaagggaaagaatgAGATCTCGGATGGAAGATATCTGGTAGTTATACACTCGGTAACTAGTGACGATTGAGATGATTGAGAACTGGGATTCGAAGCTACTTACGTATataatttttttttaaaccTCGGAACCTTGACGGCCTTGGAATGCGACACTAAAATATGACAATCGAACGGTCAGGGGTGTGTGCATGGCGCTAGTGGTGGCTAAGACCAGGGATAATCCTGAAGGAGCTGTAGGATTCCGGGCGTGCATATGGACGgacgaaagaagaaatagtAGTGGGGTGGGATCATCATAATTCTCCATCACACTGCGTAACGATAGCTATAACTTAAGCAATTGCGCCCGCTGTCAGCTCGGCTCGGCTCAGTCTTGCGCCGATCATAAGAATAGAGTGTTACAAAAAGCACAGGAGCTCACAATGAGAGTCCACGCTTAACGGATGACTTCGCTTCCGGATTTCTCGATCCcctccagaccctccaggATATCGCTTCCCCCCAGCAGTCCGCAAGCAGATCCAATGCTCTTTCTGCGGCCACTCCAGACTTCGTGGAACTTGACTGTCTGGTCGCTGGACGCGACGATGATGCATCCTTCCTCTCTGGTCCCCGAGCACCACatccctccttctttctctttaGGACGGATCATGAGAGGTCCCGGACGGTACTTGCGGTTCCTTTTGCTCCTGCGTTCGGTGGTCGGTGGGACAAGCTCTGGCGAGAGTGGAGGACGTAGACTGTCCCAGTCGTCGAGTGTAGCGGAAACATGGCGAGGTGGTCGTCCTGGGTAACTGACGGCCCACAGTGCTCTTCCACAGTCGCAGCCCGCTCCACGATCCTGGCCGTCCCAGCTGGTTCCATACGGGCCCCATGGTATGACGGCGACTTGGGCACAGCTCGGCCAGGCAAAGATGGCAATTCGATAGGGATGTTGGGGCAGCGCG
Encoded here:
- a CDS encoding uncharacterized protein (ID:PFLUO_009370-T1.cds;~source:funannotate), which codes for MHLSTLLPFLLTTTPLIAAKSPLKAPSPSIGSPSTLPPLGKTLNVTVITAHHGRSALECWALEPDFETSTVTGTDGASSLSLGPIGGVAGGNTSYVVVPPGFDGGRHNAPVNQWVICLSGELRITLPNSTSSARISAGKNSALLALDTPDVSKLGHSTDYPSKERSIGLEIPLGAAGVPKHRVLSEGACAGEQLLD
- a CDS encoding uncharacterized protein (ID:PFLUO_009369-T1.cds;~source:funannotate), with product MGKKTSRPSTKMGSAASPAVGLSQATSKSSVLRAAFSPSQYQLALFASVIQGLDAQHIRIHDTNTGRLQCEHALNPKETVTSLDWGYYAGQGKNRDPSKKKRKRGSDVNGVDGLDQGDIVVAFGTSSSDIRMYSPAEDKVVGTLTGAHDKGIKDFKFTADRPGQEGWSIGGDNKLVQWDLRTGKSIRTIHLPSSAPLTALSRPVPSNSPVICASQKPYLIDAEKADEPPVEFAAMPNQIHSIISSSTESVGAFLASDGDRYINVFDVASRKLVRNLVAEQDVSSVSLYPEGQAVLEKQFLAAVTEDGTIELFTKPFVQPAAAATSPKASRKQMTQRSNASLKVTRSESSDACVPVVAVSFQGSDIVVAYTEGGVIPVFERIKLLNVDTEELLFTGAQTVVKSKSSSAVVAVTTNGVKGAGESRVDETRTVVEAGNLVDDDVEMQDSRQDVEIADSEDDSDDAGEDTKASAVEKKTKPAKKAAGDEEDVEMQNAPESEEEDDEEEEEGAEPSFGELLGVNTGQEVDVEAELDDDILLGALVPGKPKAAVQQIPSGISLATVLTQSLKTNDNGMLESCFHTGDTSIIRTTIQRLDSSLAATLLQKLAERLSSRPGRYGHLLVWVQWTCVAHGGALAGHPDLLKRMATLFKVMDQRSSSLPSLLLLKGKLDMLDAQLGLRQSLRSGAEGLDSEDEDNVIYVEGQDDDEDSEVEAKVPRTKSIRDSAFDEDEPMMNGVADESDDDEDEGSEEEDEDEGDGLLDIEAEESAGSSDAEESLEENEDDEDEDAESASSMVDFIADSEDEMSDDDVAAAAAPPPPSKKPKTSAGKKGKAGRK